Below is a genomic region from Helianthus annuus cultivar XRQ/B chromosome 2, HanXRQr2.0-SUNRISE, whole genome shotgun sequence.
CGGTGTTCCTTTCCACCCGATGTTGACGGATTTACCGTCCTTATCAAACGTGCAACAACTTCCACAAGGAAATTTTCCTGCCACCAACTTTGCTTGATATAAAGAAGACACACTAAATCCAATCTCCTTCATCCCAAATCTTGCAAAAAACTTCCTCCAAACATCGATATTCACATGCCTAACCGCTCTTTCTGCTCCTTCGGCTGCCACAATGCTTCTTATCCCTTCACCTAGATACATAGATTCAGTAATGCCACGGTGTTCATCTTCCCCGTCCATACAATCTTCTAAAGAATCAAACACCGCCCCATAGTGGAACAGTGCTTCGATCAAACGATTCACAAAGTTGGGCGAGTTAAGATTCGCTGCAACTTCGCACATCACCATAACACGAGGTTTAATGCTCTTTATAACCTTCATTAACGATTCTAAACGGTCTTGTTGCCCGATCATGCTCCATAAACCATACATTGAGAAAACCCCCAACGCTTCTCTTGGATTCAACTCAAGTAGATCTATGTTAAAATCTAATATATCTTCAACTATAACCATATTATACGAAAAAGATAAGTTTATAGATTCTGCAAAACTCTTCAAATGACCACCAGTTTGCTTGATTTGCTTTTCGAAACCAGTCCCAACCGCGGTTATTTTAAGATGCTTGATAGGCTCGGGTTGAGATGCCAGAGCTTGCATAAGAATCATAGTATGTACGCCTTGTCTAATCGCCAGCTCAACTACATGCACTCTTTTCGCCTTGGATACCCGGTCCACCAAAGCCTGCACGCACGAAAAATTAGCCGCTTGATAAAACGGTAACTTTTGATATATAGAAAGTCGAGTCATAGCAGTGTTCATTATTCTCCCTTGCATGTCATGATAATTTTTCTTTCCTGACCCTGTGAACGAGCTAATTCTCCCTGTTTCTTTGTTGATCTTCTCTCGTAATGCTTGCGAAAAATAATACACGATTCTTTGAATTGGGTTTCCTGAGCTCGAAGACAACGCATCACACAAGTCAAGAAGCTTACGTGACCGATCAAACTGTTGTTGGGCGACTTTCTCCGAAGAGAGTAAAAGATTTTCAATGAGTTGAACATCTTTGAGCTCTTGATCCGAAAGTCCCACGAGTGAACCTGAGTAAGGGTGGGTTGATATCGAATTATCCACGACTGAACGCGATTGTATGAAGTGTTCACCACCTAACCGAATAATATCATCGGTTGATAACTTACTCTGATCACTCACTTCAGAGCCAGCCACGTGGTCCTGACTTCGCGCTCTTGGTTTGATAAGTTTGAAATATTGTGACTCGATATCTTCAAGCTCCTGCATCTTATGCTCATATGACCATAATGGTGGTGTGGCGTCTAGAAACAAGGCGTCCAACTGATGGTCATATTCTTTTGAAGATGAAAACCGATCACTCAAATCATCTTCTTGGAATAACAACGGAGGTAGCTTTTCGATTTCTTGATTCGCTGCATCTCCCTTCGAGTAGCTGCTGATATCGTTCAACTTCTCCATAATTTTGGGGAATCAAAGGTTTATGCGACCAGGAAAACTTACAGACCGTATAATTTCAAATACAGAAGACAAGAGAAAACATAAAAGTCAACTGTATATTATGTTGCGGTAGACATTGTTGCTAACGTTGTCGATGTGTTCAATATTGTTGgaaattggaattggaattgtgATATTCAATGCTTGGTTTGACTTATTCAATACATTAATTTTATTTATTCAAGAGATATTATACGTATTCGATTTTTTTTTAACTGTGGGATTCTATGATTATAATACGGGTGAATGTTTGTAAAACCATTATTATAGAAAAGGCCTACATATGTTGTAATAACCAAAAAAGTGAGTTACAAGGAAAAGAAAACGAAACACATTACATTCCCCTACAATCTTATCAAACTATAATGTCTCTTGTATCCTTCCACCTATCCCATGCTAAATTCCCGAACTTTGATCTATTTGAACCAAAGAAAAGAGTTCGCTTTTATATCTTCTACCACTTTATGTCCTGAGCCCTGAGTCACGTTAAATTCCTTATCATTCTTGCCTTCCATATGTGCCACATAGTCGATTGGAATACCATGTTGATCACCTTCTTACATTCTTTTGATACAACTTGGTTGTCGATATACATTAGTGCGCTTTCTGTCatgttatatatatttatatgtatttaGTTATGTAGTcattataattatttatatattactattgatcaaaataataatatacaTTATTACTATTAGTTGGTAATTATTTATGGATTGTATTACCCTTAATAACTAATAAAGGTTTCTCCTTGGGGTATAGAGTCAAAGGTAAGACACACTTATCATATCATcaaataatcatcatcatctctcTCTCATAATCACGATTTCATCGCTACGAACTCATAATCACCATCGCTAACATAAACCCTAAACGAAAACCAGATAACTCAAAACTAGAGCTCAACATTATAGATAACTCAAAACTAGTGAACTAGAGAACTCAGAAACTAGTGAACTCACTTAAATCGAGAACCAAATTATCGAGAACACATATTTATAGAATTAACCATTTCTTCTTGAAAATTCACCTTTTCTCGTTGAACTGATTCTTCTATAAATTCAATCTGCTGCAAACTCTTATCGAGAACTCTTACTGAATTAACTTAAATGGTTttgtaaatacttaaataaaataaaataaaataaaattttattttataaaactaaatagcttaacttgaatcaacttttgttttaattttgtCCGAAGGTAATGTGTTACATCTACTTTATCGTTCAAGTATAATTACAAGCTATATTATTTATGTCTTACATATATGTTGTCTCACTTCTGCCAAAGGTGATGTGCTTCACTCATGTCATCCATAACTAACCCGTACATAACTAAGATAATTGTCATACTTCTGCTTAAAGGTGATATGTCACAGTTAATTTACACATATACTTAAATGATTTCACTTTTGCCCAAAGGTGATTTATCTTCGTTTAAGTAGAGTTTTAAACTTAATTTAGTCTATTACCTTGATGTTAATAATAGATTATAACTTTCTCCAAATAATAGATTCTAACATTAATGATCCTTCATTAATCCTACAGTCATATTTTAGTTTGGCTTACTTTAATACCCCATAACAATACGCGTTACAACTTTCTATTATAAATTTGTATCTCATCTATATCATCCACTCTAATTTCAAAGCCTAATATGTTTTGTTTTACTAAAAAGCTTCTATATGATTTGCTCTTATAAAATATAttcttgattatctcttaagacaagACAACCATACTGCTCTTTTCTAATAAAAGTATTGCAGGAGAAAAGTGGAGCATGACAAATGGGATAGGTCAAATATAATGTCTCTTATAATAATCAAGCTCATTTAAATAAATGCTATCACTAGATTTATTCTAGATTAAGTTTTTCCTAACAGTAATCTAATTTATTTGGAATATTCAAGTTAACTCCTATGATGCATGTTTTCATTCCAAATTTTAAATATAAGGTTAAATGGCATCTATGAATACATCATAATAACCCCATCTTCGCACGGTTGTTCCCTCTTTTTCCCCGGCTTCCTTTCACATATACCATGCTCATTTTTTCCATGATCAACACCTACGGGCACCATTACAAAAAACATACATACAAAACCTTAAATTTAAAACAATAACATTATAAAACACATTACTTCACAATTACCATCATCTTTCATATCGCGTACGTCCAAAACCTTTGCATCATCCTTCGGTTTCGCACAGTCCCTTGGTTCTTTTAACATCTTTGAACCttttttcaaaaacaacaaaattaaTCACGTATACAAAACATACAAAACACAACATACAATCAATTTAGATAAAACAtttactccctccgtcccattaaaagtgtcatattttgaattttcaaagtctttatttgtaaactttgaccttaaataattttgtttgtattagataatacttgatgaaagttatgtgatttgagtgtgttttacaagtatttttatcgggttaattttcatcaagttttatataacacaaaaaatatataattaaagtcaaagtttataaataaagactttgaaaattcaaaataagacACATTTAATGGGACGGAGGTAGTATATTATATTATAGACTATTAACTTTAAAACATTTTCACCTATATTGTCCGTTTCTTCATCATCCGAACATTCAATAGGGCAATCTATTGTGTTACTAAATCTACTTGCCAAAATACGAGCTATCCTCTCGCTTTTCCCACCTACAaaattaaggggctgtttggtagcctcttaatgaccattcagatgctatctcttaatggtttaaaacctctgaatgaataagaggtaacctcaagtctgaatggttaagaggtaacatctgaatggtaaatcatcacatgtcgcATTCTTCTAcattctcattggtaaaattattaatggttccattaagaggtagcctcttaatgaccattcagaggctaccaaacagcccttAAGTTACATACGTTCCTATTAAATTTATTACCACCTATATTCAATCAATTTATTCTTTACAtctttacaaaaaaaattaaaacttacGTCTTCTCATGGTTACGTTTCGAACCTACAAAATGTAAACACAAATGAAATTACTAATACGCAAAACTTTAACCGTTGCAGTGACATCACGATGTGGTACACAAATGTAACATCATTATTCAACCCAAAAATAACACTTACAAAGGAAGCCAACTACATAACAGGCATAACATACCACTTGTCAATATGATTACACAgttttatacacatacacatgtgtacacatTTTCATGCCATTCACATTCATATGATCACACAATTTTGGGTACacatgtacacatgtgtactatgaAAACTACTTCTACATCAGTTAAAACCATGGCATAAACCCCTATTTTTGATTAACAAAACTTTTTTAGTAAACAGAATCAACACACAACACAGAAATAATTAAACTATCACTATGTACACCCGTGTACACCTCGAACTAAACAACATACACAGGTGTACTGATCGTTTacatatttaataaaacaaaccAACCTACCTACAATATTTTGAAAAacataacaacatcaaaacactcAAGCCCTAATTGCAAATAACGCCTTCAAACATTCAAGCCCTAATTCGGTTCTAACAGATTCAACGAAATCTTACTCATAATCCATTAAATCCTACTTATAACCAT
It encodes:
- the LOC110895941 gene encoding DELLA protein GAI gives rise to the protein MEKLNDISSYSKGDAANQEIEKLPPLLFQEDDLSDRFSSSKEYDHQLDALFLDATPPLWSYEHKMQELEDIESQYFKLIKPRARSQDHVAGSEVSDQSKLSTDDIIRLGGEHFIQSRSVVDNSISTHPYSGSLVGLSDQELKDVQLIENLLLSSEKVAQQQFDRSRKLLDLCDALSSSSGNPIQRIVYYFSQALREKINKETGRISSFTGSGKKNYHDMQGRIMNTAMTRLSIYQKLPFYQAANFSCVQALVDRVSKAKRVHVVELAIRQGVHTMILMQALASQPEPIKHLKITAVGTGFEKQIKQTGGHLKSFAESINLSFSYNMVIVEDILDFNIDLLELNPREALGVFSMYGLWSMIGQQDRLESLMKVIKSIKPRVMVMCEVAANLNSPNFVNRLIEALFHYGAVFDSLEDCMDGEDEHRGITESMYLGEGIRSIVAAEGAERAVRHVNIDVWRKFFARFGMKEIGFSVSSLYQAKLVAGKFPCGSCCTFDKDGKSVNIGWKGTPIECLSAWKFS